GACGATGCGGTCGCCGTCGCGGGTGTAGCGGACGGCGTTGTCGGCCAGCGCGACGAGGGCCTGGGTCAGGCGCTGGGGGTCGAGGAGGAGGTCGGCGCGGGCGGTGCCACCCAGCTGCCACACGCGACTGCCGAGCTGCCGCACCTTGCCGAACACCTCGGTGGTCAGCTCGGCGACGTCGACCGGCTGCGGGCGGACGAACGCCGGCTGCTCGGCGCGGGCCAGGAGCAGGAGCTCGGAGACCATGCGGTTCATCCGCTCGAGCTCGTCGTCGACGAGGGCGACGGTCTGCCGGACGTCGTCGGGGTCGGCGGGGTCGAGCACGTCGAGGTGCCCGCGGACGATGGTGATCGGCGTGCGCAGCTCGTGGCCGGCGTCGTCGAGGAAGCGCCGCTGGGCGGCGACCCCGCCCTCGACCCGGTCGAGCATGGCGTTGACGGCGACGGCGAGGTCGGTGAGCTCGTCGGCGGGCCGGTCGTCAACGGGGATGCGGCCGGAGAGGTCGGTCTCGGTGATGCCCTGGGCGGTGGTGGCGACGGCGCGGACCGGCGCCAGCACACGGCCGGCGACCACCCAGGCGCCCGCGGCGGCGATCAGCAGGGTGACCCCGCCGACGCCGAGCATGAGCTTGGCGGTGTCGTCGGCGGCCTGGCGCTCCTGGTCGGCGAAGTAGGCGACCACGGCCACCCCGCGCGAGGGGTCGCCCTCCAGGGTCACGGGGACGGCGAGGTAGCGGACCTCCCCCGCGCCGCTGGGGTGGCGACCGGACGTCGTCCCGGTCACGGAGGCGACCAGCTCGGTGAACGCGGCGTCCTCGCTCAGCAGCACCGGGGCCTCGATGCGGCTCTGGTAGCGGTACTCGCCGTCGACGTAGCCGAGGAACTTCTCGTTCGGCCGGGCGAGGTTGTAGGTGATCATCGTCTGCAGGACGTCGGCGACCGAGCCGAACGGCTCACCGCTGCGCGGGTCGACGTCGCCCTCGAGGATCCGCCGGAACTCCTCGACCTCGGCCCCGAGCGCGACGTCCATGCGCTCGTTGGTGGCGCGGACGAGCAGCTGCCAGGTGACCAGCGTGACGATCGCCAGCGCCAGCAGGACCATGAGCAGGACCCACCCGATGATCCGGGTCCGGGCAGCCCGGGGCGCGAGCCGGTGCCGGGCGCGGTCGAGCCACCCGGTCGACCTGCGCTCCTCAGTCGTCACCGTCGTCGTCATCGTCTGCACCACCGTCGTCCCCGCCGTCGTCGTCCCCGCCGTCATCGTCGTCGTCGGGCAGGGGTGGTGGTGGGACGACGTCGGTGGGCTCCGGTGCAGGGACGGGTGCGGGGGCGGGCGCGGGGGCCGGCGGTGACGCCGGCGGGCCGGACGGGTCGGAGGGCCCGCTCGGCGACGTGCTGCCGGGTGCGTCGGACGGCCGGCCGGGCGAGGTCTCGGGGGCGGTCGGCGTCCCGCGTGCGGGGACGTCGATCGGCGCGGGCACCGACGGTTCACCGACGCCGGCGGGACCGAGCAGCGCCCACGCCGTCCCGCCCGCGAGCAGGACGACGGCGAGGCCGGACACCACGGCGGACAACAGTCGGCTGCGCACGCCACAGACCGTCGGTCACGCCCGTGACGGACCGGTGAGATCCGCATGAGAGGCCTCTCATCCGGGCGCACCCCCCGGACCCGGCTAAGGACGGGCGGTCGGCCGGGTCGGGCGGGTCGGCC
This region of Geodermatophilus bullaregiensis genomic DNA includes:
- a CDS encoding sensor histidine kinase, which codes for MTAGTTTAGTTVVQTMTTTVTTEERRSTGWLDRARHRLAPRAARTRIIGWVLLMVLLALAIVTLVTWQLLVRATNERMDVALGAEVEEFRRILEGDVDPRSGEPFGSVADVLQTMITYNLARPNEKFLGYVDGEYRYQSRIEAPVLLSEDAAFTELVASVTGTTSGRHPSGAGEVRYLAVPVTLEGDPSRGVAVVAYFADQERQAADDTAKLMLGVGGVTLLIAAAGAWVVAGRVLAPVRAVATTAQGITETDLSGRIPVDDRPADELTDLAVAVNAMLDRVEGGVAAQRRFLDDAGHELRTPITIVRGHLDVLDPADPDDVRQTVALVDDELERMNRMVSELLLLARAEQPAFVRPQPVDVAELTTEVFGKVRQLGSRVWQLGGTARADLLLDPQRLTQALVALADNAVRYTRDGDRIVVGSRLTAGQLLVWVDDDGPGIAEADQARVFERFARGTSGARRSDGAGLGLSIVQAIAAAHGGRVELHSRPGEGATFTLVLPARPAPPRAGWTDTAVDDAGPDVVPAADTVDDSLATPPLAVGPGASAAGTSAAPTEGGPR